A window of the Actinomycetes bacterium genome harbors these coding sequences:
- a CDS encoding alpha/beta hydrolase, whose protein sequence is MATTDAYPGWDLRESGPTHADRTVLLLPGGFCTGAFFEDLMAEPSLVDGRTRLVAATLPGFGRTAPPTDPSMECFASLAGTLASDLDADVVVGHSLGANVALEMAAVGRFAGPVVLLSATFSRGDEEKALRLFDRLGRVPGVGGLAWAALVKALAAAMKGRFPAARSAALGAALSDNDPQFCRRMVRQYFEYLDRYGSLVPRLCGAGVDAWVVRGDRDEIGLTDGERRGLEACPTVRIVTVPDAAHFVMIDQPARTANLMREVLEGSQAGSGRGSAQPG, encoded by the coding sequence GTGGCCACTACCGACGCCTACCCCGGCTGGGACCTGCGTGAGTCGGGCCCTACCCACGCCGACCGCACCGTCCTGCTGCTCCCCGGCGGCTTCTGCACAGGAGCGTTCTTCGAGGACCTCATGGCGGAGCCGAGCCTGGTCGATGGGCGGACGCGTCTCGTCGCCGCGACGCTGCCAGGGTTCGGCAGAACCGCGCCACCCACGGACCCCTCCATGGAATGCTTCGCCAGCCTCGCGGGTACGCTCGCCTCCGACCTCGACGCTGACGTCGTCGTTGGGCACAGTCTGGGCGCGAACGTCGCGCTGGAGATGGCTGCGGTGGGCCGGTTCGCTGGCCCGGTGGTCCTGCTGTCCGCGACCTTCTCGCGCGGAGACGAGGAGAAGGCCCTGCGCCTGTTCGACCGCCTCGGACGCGTTCCCGGGGTGGGAGGCCTGGCCTGGGCGGCGCTGGTGAAGGCGCTAGCGGCGGCCATGAAGGGCAGATTCCCTGCGGCCCGCAGCGCTGCGCTGGGCGCAGCGTTGAGCGACAACGACCCGCAGTTCTGCCGCCGGATGGTCCGGCAGTACTTCGAGTACCTGGACCGGTATGGCTCGCTGGTTCCCCGACTGTGCGGCGCCGGGGTCGACGCCTGGGTGGTTCGTGGCGACCGCGACGAGATCGGGCTCACCGACGGGGAGCGCCGCGGCCTCGAGGCGTGCCCGACGGTCCGTATCGTGACGGTCCCCGACGCCGCCCACTTCGTGATGATCGACCAGCCAGCACGGACCGCGAACCTGATGCGGGAGGTCCTGGAAGGCAGCCAGGCCGGTAGCGGCCGCGGCAGTGCGCAACCCGGTTGA